One Spinacia oleracea cultivar Varoflay chromosome 4, BTI_SOV_V1, whole genome shotgun sequence DNA segment encodes these proteins:
- the LOC110802237 gene encoding large ribosomal subunit protein uL24c has protein sequence MAAMAALQSSFTSLSLSSNSFLGQRLFPSPTTLQVKTEGHSPCLIVMRIKRWERKDCKPNSLPKLHKMHVKVGDTVKVISGGEKGKIGEISKIHKHNSTVIIKDLNLKTKHVKSKEEGEQGQIIKIEAAIHSSNVMLYSKEQEVSSRVGHKILEDGRKVRYLIKTGEIVDTPDRWKEIQNKKESETAVAVAA, from the exons ATGGCAGCCATGGCTGCTCTTCAAAGCTCCTTcacttctctttctctctcctccaactcTTTCCTTGGTCAACGTCTCTTCCCTTCTCCCACCACTCTTCAG GTTAAAACAGAAGGTCATTCACCATGTCTTATTGTCATGAGG ATCAAGCGCTGGGAACGGAAGGATTGTAAACCAAACAGTCTCCCAAAGCTTCACAAAATGCACGTCAAGGTTGGGGATACAGTGAAAGTAATCTCTGGAGGAGAGAAAGGCAAGATTGGAGAGATCAGTAAGATCCATAAACACAACAGCACGGTGATTATCAAGGATCTAAACTTGAAGACAAAGCATGTGAAGAGCAAAGAGGAGGGTGAACAAGGTCAAATAATCAAG ATTGAGGCAGCTATCCACAGCTCGAATGTCATGTTGTACTCGAAAGAACAAGAAGTCTCTAGTCGGGTGGGTCACAAAATTCTCGAGGATGGCAGAAAAGTCCGGTACCTTATTAAGACAGGGGAGATAGTTGACACTCCAGATAGGTGGAAGGAAATCCAGAATAAGAAGGAATCGGAAAcagctgttgctgttgctgcttAA